TCGCTTATCCCATTCAGGCTGTAAAAATAATTTACATTCTTGTTTTACCTTCATTGAGTGTTCCTCAGCCCAGTCAAAATCATGCTTGTTAAAGATAACTATTTTCAATTCATGCGCTCGTTCAAACGCTTCAGGTAAAGGTGCTTTAAATTTTTTAGGCGATACACAAATCCAGTCAAATTCTCCGGTAATTTTAGATGATCCTGATGTTTCAAGTGCAACCAGCAATCCGGTTTTTTTTAGTTCTTGAGTTAAATAATTCAAATCATGCAAACAGGGTTCACCTCCGGTTATGATAACAAAATCTGTTCCTGATTTTTTTGCTCTGTTCACTATTTCATCAACGGCAACTACCGGGTGAGCAGTTTTGTCCCAGCTTTCTTTGACATCACACCAAACACAACCAACATCACAACCCGCAAGACGAATGAAGTAAGCGGCGCGTCCTGTATGAAAACCTTCACCTTGCAGAGAATAAAATTCTTCCATCACGGGAAGGCTATTTGAAGAAACGTGATTCACAAGTGAAGCTTAATGAGTAGTTGTCATGGTTTCAGGCACGCAAATAATAAAATCAGCAATGCCCATATTCTCTTCTGAAAGCTTGGTAACATCTGCTTGAGTGACGGTTGAGATAGTCATGATTTTTTCCATGCTCACATCTTTTTTCAGATAATGAATGATGCCTTCATAATGATCAGAATGGTATGCCCCATTATAATGCAGAAATAAACCATCAGGTGGCAGATTCTTTTTAATAAAGTAAGCCATGGTCGCATCTTTAATAGCCTGAGCAATGGCCATGTTGTATCCGCCGTGATCAGAATTCAATAATTCTTTATAACAATTCACAGTAGTATCAAATTCAAACGTATTGAGCGGAACAATATATGTTTTTGCAAGATCAGACAAACTATTCAATGACTCTACACCTTTCTTATAGACCATGCTCGCATATCTACGCGGAATATTTGTAGCAATGAATAGCAATTTATTCACTTTTGCAAATTCAAGCAAGGGTTTATAATCCGTATTATAGTTTGGCCATAGGCGTACTTCATCCATGAAACTTTTTTCTGAGATTAACCCGTTCAAATATTCATCCATGATGTATTGATTGTCGGCTTCAAACATTTCAGCGCCCAATATCAGGTCATTTTTTTTCAGATCATAACATGATTTAGTCAACTCATATTGCAACCAGTGAGAGATAGGATTATTGTGATACTCTCCAAAGAAAACATAATCTTTCCCTTCAAGATTTTCTACCATTTTTTCATAAGTAGTTTCTTTGCCTTTGGCGTTGTAAAGAACATACGCAGGTTGCTCTTTAGTAAATGAAAGTGACGAAAAAAGTATCGTCAATCCAAGAATTACAGTTTTTTTCATGTGCATTTTTCAAATGTGTGATCAGGGAATTTTTTACTTCAGATACTTCCCCGTTGATATCGTAATAATTCAAAAATAAGGCTTTTTTGTAAGCTTGAGCTAAGTACTTGATGAAAGGAACTAAAAGATACCCAACAGGTGCAGCAGCCTGTCATTTGAAAATAAGATAAAAATGGCCAAGGGATAAAGAATGTAGATTGAAACCAACCGCCAAATTGAGAAACGCAGTACCGGCCGTTTATAGACAACCAGCAATAAGGGTACACAAAGAAAAAATTGCACTAAGGGAAAAGTACCATACATTGAATCGTATGATTTCACGGTGTACAATTTATATTGGTCAAATGAATCAAGTAATTTCATGCGGTCAGCATGATTATCGGGATCTATCACAGGTGGATCAAGAATAACTGAAACAGCTTTCAAATCATGAAATAAAAAACTGCGATGTCCGCAGACCTGCCCGTAATAATCATTCTGCCAATACGCAGGCTCTTCAATACTAAACTTTTCACTATAGGCACTCACAAAATGGAAATGTCTTACCCTTGACAATTCATATTCAGGAATGGTTTCAAACTCTGAAGTAGCAAAAAAATCAAGCGTTAGCATAATAGACACAATAAAGGCGTACCACGCACCTGCCTTGAACCATTTCCATTTCCAGCCTCCGGTGATCATGGCAAAATAAGCTGCATCTTTTCTTTCTTCTTCTTCTTGCTGAAATTTAAAACGTGCTTTAGCAAAGGCAATTTTTTCAGCCAGTATTTCATCATCTGACTTCTGCCGAACAGGCTTTGTTGTCTGATGTTTGCGTTGACCTGTAAGCACTTCATACGCCTCAGTGATCAACAAAAATTTCTGGTGTGCATCAGCTGAATTATTTTTATCAGGATGATATTTAAAAGCCATTTTGCGGTATGCTTTTTTAATAGCATCCACATTATCTGTTGGGTTAATACCTAGTACTTTAAAATATCTCAGACGTTCGTCTGGCATGGTTAACGATTAAGTGGTAACAAATCTGTAATACCAAAAGTGACAAAAAGTAAATAAATACTTGCCGGAAAAATTAAAAACAGGCACAACATCCTGCCAAATTTAAACATAGCCGTTGGGCGCTTATACCACATTACCAATAAGGGAATCAGCAAGATAATTTGAATATAGATGTAATAACTATAAATAGAATTAAACCGCCAGACATCATATTCAGTGTAGGTTAATGGTGTTTTCGTATCTTGATAACCTGATGTCCAAGAGAGATATTTTGGTGCACCGAAAACAGGCGAATTCACTACGCAAAAACTGGTATCTAAAAATCCGGTCAACTCAGTGTATTTTGGAAAATACCAATCATCACCTTGTTGCATAGCACCTGAATGAAAAACATAATCACTGGACGACAAGTGGGTTCGGCCACCATCAAATACCGTTTCAACAGTAATCAGCAAGGCTAGGCCTAAACAATAATAGGAGAATATTTTAAAAATTTTCCAATTAGTACCAGAACTGATTTTTTGAAAATACGCTCCTTCTTCTGCTTGCTCTTTTTCCTTAAGCTGCTTGGTGCGTTCTGCAGCAAGACGCATTTTTTCTTGTAATGAAATTGGGTTGTTTTTACTTTGCATGAAGTTAAAGATAGGAAAAAGAAAATATTTCGAATGATTAATAAACCTATCGTTCAATGTAGAAAATATGATGCAGATTATACAAGCACCTGATGAGTCAATTCTTTTTCAATAAACAGAATAAACCGAGACAACCATGCAAATTACTCATTGTAAAACACTTCTGTCTTTGCACTCATTTCTTTTAATTGAGAAATAAATAAAAAACGGAATGCACAAAATCAATGCTGAATAATTCGCTAAATTCACGCCGGAATCAGATTCATTTAACCCGAATGACATCATTTCTTTTTTAACCGCGATACGGAATAGTCAAGGATCATTGATGCTTTGATATTTTCATACAGTATGTTGAGAAATTATAAACTTATAACTTTTAAACTGATCAAATAACACAATGAAAAAATTATTGTTTTTTACTATCACATTCGTTGCCTTGAACCTCACAGCGCAAGATCAAAACTTTGAAGGAGAAATTAAATGGAGCGAACTCTTTGAAATAACGTCCAAAACTTTGTCACCGGATATCATTGGTCAAGATGGAGAATCAATTTATATCACACGCATCATTAAGGGAAAAAGATACATTGAAAAATACTCAGTCACTAATCTTACGCTTCAAGGATCTGTTTTGATTGAACTTGTTTACGATAAAAATAAATTGTATTTGATGGACCACTTTATGTTTAAAGGGACACCTGTTTTCATGACAGGCTATTTTGATAAAAAAATGAGAACAAGTTATACCTTTATCCAAACTGTTGACCCCGGTTCATTAGCCCTCTCAGAACCAAAGAAAATCAGTGAAATTTACATGATGAACGCCGGCAAGAGTTCTTTTATGCTAACGCAGTCTCAGAGTCTTGATTTACTATCATACAAACTCAATTCTGGGATGGAAATTTCAGAGAATGGTGAATTCGCTTTTTATATGACACCTGAAATAACTTCAACTACCACTGAAGAAGATATTGCGGCAGGAAATATCAGCATCAAGGGTTTGCTTTTTGGAGAAGCTGGAGAAATTATTGAAGAATCACAATTCAAAATTCCGGTAAATAATTTTTACACCATCCGCACCAAAGTTTCAAATGAAGGAGAAGTATATCTATTAGGCTATGATATGATCATTGAAGAAAATAATGATAAAGGAGTTTTTCAGCGCGATAAAATAGTGCTCGGCGACTTACATCTTTTGCTAATTGACTTTTCAACAGACGAGGTACTTTCAACAATAATTGATACAGAAGAAAAAACAATAGAGAGTATCACCATAGACTTCAATCAAGCAGGTGGATTAAGCATTGGTGGTTTGTACAGCAGTGATGGAAAAGGCGTTGCAGGTAGTTTTATCATTGGTGTTGACCAGACTTTTGATATTACAACATCAACTTTTACTGATTTTGAAGATGATTTCATTACCTCAACCTGGTCTGAAAAGAAAAAAGAGAACTATGATGAAAAACAAGATAAAGGTAAAAATGTAGATGAACCGGTTTTCTACAATTACGATGTAAATCACTTAATTTCAAAACCGGATGGATCAAGCCTGATGCTCGCTGAGCAATATTACGTTCGTATAGTTACTCATACGCACCGTGGCGCCAACGGCAGTACATATACCACAACCACATATTACTATTATTACAATAATATTATTGCCGTGAATTATGATGCTGACGGCAATCTGGCATGGAAAACTATCATTGAAAAACATCAGGTTAGTGCTAATGACGGCGGATATTATTCATCGTATTTCACACTACAAAATGAAAATGATGTAAGAATAATTTATAACGACAGAAAATTAAATAACATGGATACTGAAGGCATGTCAAATGCTGAAAAAAAGGAATTGAAAGGCTCAACTATTGGGGTGAGCGTAAATCTTGATTCTGAAGGAGAACAATCCAAAGAAATATTATTTGAATTTGAAGAAGGAGGATTGAGATTAGTGCCAAAAGCATGCGAAAAAATAAGTGGTCAACTTGTGTTTTTATATGCCAGAAGTTCAAAAGGAGACAAAATAGGTACTATTGCATTTTAGTTTACATTTAATTTAGGAAATTGCTAGACATTATTTAAGTATGAAAAAAACAGGAATTATTTTATTGGTCATTCTGCTCTGTACAGGTTCTGTTTTCAGTCAGCAGCTGGAAAAGTTTACATCACTCCAATGCGGAGGCAAACTACCCGATGATTTTACAACCCTATCATCACGAAAATATGAGGAAGATTTACGTGTTAACAAAGACGATGAACTGGATAAAAACTTTTTTATTTCAACCCGTTTCATTTTTGATGAACTTCTTCTCAGCGGACAGATTCTTTTCAATGAGCCTGTTTCAAATTATCTGAATAAAGTAGCCAGATATGCACTAAGGGGTGAAAACACACTCCAAAATGAGTTGCGCTTTTATATTTTGAGATCAAATATTGCCAACGCTTATTCCACTGATCAGGGGGTAATACTTTTCACAACAGGTTTACTAGCTCAGTTAGAATCAGAAGCACAACTTGCCTATATACTTTGTCATGAAATATCTCACTACACTGAAAAACACGTGCGCAGTGAATATGTTGAAACAGCCAAAATATCCAATGGAAACGGACAATACAGAAACACAAAATATAGAAACAGACTAGAACTCATCAGCAATTACAGTAAGGAGCTCGAATTAGAAGCCGATGAAAAGGGAATTGACATGTATTTAAATACTGAGTACAACGTAGAAGAAATATTCACCGGTTTTGAAGTATTGCATTATACGTACCTTCCATTTGATGACATTTCATTTGACACAAATTTCTTCTCAACAAGTACCATGAAAGTACCGGGTTCTCTTTTCCCTGATACAATCAATCAAATTACACAGGAAATTGATTATGACGACGACGGTCATAGCCACCCAAACATTCAAAACAGAATAGATGCCGGCTTAGATTATTTGGGTGATCGAACTTCAAAAGGAGATAAAAAATTTGTAGTGTCAGAAGATGATTTTTTCAAAGTACGTGATTTGTGCCGTTTTGAAAGTATCAATATTGCCTTGGCTGAGCGCTCTTACGGATCTGCACTTTACATGGTGTATCTATTAAAAAGACAATATGCAGACAATAAATTTCTTGACTTAAGCTTGGTAAAGTGTTTATATGGATTAACAAAATATAAAAACCACGGTCGTTATAGTGAAGTAACTGTAAAACCATCTAAAATTGAAGGCGAAAGCTATACCCTTCACCAGTTTCTGAAAAATTTATCTAAACCACAACTCAACGTAATTTCATTCAGAAACATTTATGATATCGCCAAAAAATATCCGGACGATAAAATATTTCAAGAATATCTAGCGGACATAAAAAAAGAATTGGCAATGAATTCAGGTGTAAAACCAACAGATTTTTCAGAGCGCAGTTTTGAAGAACACATTCAGTATTCACAAACAGTGACAGAGCAATTTGACATTGAAGATTCAATTCGTAAAATAGATGAATCTGATTTGTCAAAATATGAAAAAATCAGACTGAAGAAAAAACTGAATGAATTGAGTACAGTATCTGAAACGGATGCTACAAACGCTGAATTTCATTTATTTGCACTACATGATTTGGTGAAAGAGCATGACTTGATCAACGAACTTAAAACAATCATCAAAGCAGAAGAAGAAAAAGAACAAGAGCAAAAAGAAGCCATGCTGCTTGAACAAAAATCGGCGTTAACTAAAAAACCAAAACATCTGGGCATTGACAAATTAGTTGTGGTAAATCCAATGTATGAAAATTATAAACTGAATGAAAAACAGAATCACTTCAAATCTGAAGATAAAAAAATCAGCGTCTCAGAAATGTACACATCAGAGTATAACGGACTTGATTTAGAAACCCAGTTGGTTGACTCAAAAAACCTCACGGCTGATGATGTTGATGAATACAATGATCTTGGATTGCTTTTGAGATGGATATCTGAAGTGAGTGAGCACGATGAAATTGATATGATATCGTCTTGCCATGATCAAATGAGTATTTTGCAAGAAAAATATGGTACCTCTCATTTTTTATTCAGTGGTATTTATGCCTACAAAGAGCGTACTGAAATGACGGGCGTTCACTGGTATGGCATCATGTTTATTTACACAATTCCTCTTGTAATCATTGATTTGCTCATTGTACACAACTACTTTGATATTCTGGCACTCAGTATAAATTCTGAAACAGATGACGTAGAATTTGAACAAGTCACCAGCGTCAATCTCAAAGGCATTGACGGTATATTGAAAGCATATATTTATGACGTATTATATCAGTTAAGTTCTGATCCTAAAAACAAAAAATAATGATAAAGTATTTAGTACTCCTGAGTGTGATTTACGGACTTTCAAAACAAAATTTGTCAGCCCAAACCGCCGGTTACCTTGGTTCAAAAAATGGTTTCATGATACAGTACAACATGGTACCTTCACAGGCATACACTGCCAAGCAACTTGACGGATATGTAAAATACCGTTGGAAATGGATCAACCAAAGTTTTGCGGTTTCTTATTCCCGGGCTATGTCAAAAAAAATTCAACTTACAGCCGGATATCAATTTGCAAAAATTAATTTCTACGCAGGACACAGATTTTTAGGTACTGACGGAGAATTAAACTTTAGCAATTATTGGGGGTCGTCTAACACCACTTATGTATTCAGCGAACATGCAAATGCAAATTACCATGGAGGTTTTTTTGCGCTTGACATTTTCAGACATGGTAGCATGGCGCCTATTGGTAAATACATTGGATTCTCCTTAAATTTTGGAAGTATGCATTTATCTGATAGCACATCTTGCTCTTACATCTATGCAGCCAACTCAGGTAGTCAACATCTCACATACCACAATTATACGACAGGTACGCAAGAACCAATCAATCTAGTTATTGATGAAGAAAAAAGAATCACCAGTTTTCAACTCAAAATAAGAATTGGTAGAATGTATCCAATCACTGATCATATTATATTGAACGTTGGCATGTCAGCTCCTTTGTTTTCAACTTATCGGGTTGACAATTTAATCTCAGAATATGGCTTCAATTTGCGAGATGAAAATAAACTAGATTTCAACAATAATTATGAAAAGACATGGGAAAAATATGCCATGCGTTCATTAAGAATTTATCACTTGTTACAAGTAGAGATTGGACTGAAAATTTGTTTGTAGCTGTTCCTGTAGAATCTTGCGAATTATTCTGATACTAAATCCGCTCAACTGATTTCACACCTTGTATTTGCTCAAACTGAATCATGAGTTTGTCTAGGTGTTCGGTATCGTAAACAAACAACATGATCTTCCCTTCAAAAATACCGTCGTTTGACTCAAATGAAATAGATTTCATATTCACACGATGCTCCTGCGAAATAATACTGGTAATGGTATTTACAATTCCAACATCGTCAATACCTGTTATTTTTATACCTGCCAAACGCTCTTTTAAATGCTTGCTGCGCCATGTGGCTTTTATGATACGGTAAGCATAATTAGACATCAATCTGGTGGCATTAGGACAATTAATGCGGTGTATTTTTATTCCTTCTGTTGCTGTGATAAATCCAAAAACATCATCACCTGGAATAGGCGTGCAGCAATTAGCTAATTTGTATTCAATGTCTTTAAAATCTTCCCCAATAATTATGGTATCCTTTTTACTGTCAACACATGAAATGACATTTTGCAAAGCAGTCGTGTTTTCAGTTTTCTCTACCTTGCGTGGCAATACAAAATTTTTGCCTGATACTTCAATTTCACGCA
This genomic stretch from Crocinitomicaceae bacterium harbors:
- a CDS encoding 7-carboxy-7-deazaguanine synthase QueE; translated protein: MEEFYSLQGEGFHTGRAAYFIRLAGCDVGCVWCDVKESWDKTAHPVVAVDEIVNRAKKSGTDFVIITGGEPCLHDLNYLTQELKKTGLLVALETSGSSKITGEFDWICVSPKKFKAPLPEAFERAHELKIVIFNKHDFDWAEEHSMKVKQECKLFLQPEWDKREEVLPMMIDYVKSHVKWRVSLQTHRVLGVR
- a CDS encoding ChaN family lipoprotein, whose amino-acid sequence is MKKTVILGLTILFSSLSFTKEQPAYVLYNAKGKETTYEKMVENLEGKDYVFFGEYHNNPISHWLQYELTKSCYDLKKNDLILGAEMFEADNQYIMDEYLNGLISEKSFMDEVRLWPNYNTDYKPLLEFAKVNKLLFIATNIPRRYASMVYKKGVESLNSLSDLAKTYIVPLNTFEFDTTVNCYKELLNSDHGGYNMAIAQAIKDATMAYFIKKNLPPDGLFLHYNGAYHSDHYEGIIHYLKKDVSMEKIMTISTVTQADVTKLSEENMGIADFIICVPETMTTTH
- a CDS encoding DnaJ domain-containing protein, which produces MPDERLRYFKVLGINPTDNVDAIKKAYRKMAFKYHPDKNNSADAHQKFLLITEAYEVLTGQRKHQTTKPVRQKSDDEILAEKIAFAKARFKFQQEEEERKDAAYFAMITGGWKWKWFKAGAWYAFIVSIMLTLDFFATSEFETIPEYELSRVRHFHFVSAYSEKFSIEEPAYWQNDYYGQVCGHRSFLFHDLKAVSVILDPPVIDPDNHADRMKLLDSFDQYKLYTVKSYDSMYGTFPLVQFFLCVPLLLVVYKRPVLRFSIWRLVSIYILYPLAIFILFSNDRLLHLLGIF
- a CDS encoding M48 family metallopeptidase — its product is MKKTGIILLVILLCTGSVFSQQLEKFTSLQCGGKLPDDFTTLSSRKYEEDLRVNKDDELDKNFFISTRFIFDELLLSGQILFNEPVSNYLNKVARYALRGENTLQNELRFYILRSNIANAYSTDQGVILFTTGLLAQLESEAQLAYILCHEISHYTEKHVRSEYVETAKISNGNGQYRNTKYRNRLELISNYSKELELEADEKGIDMYLNTEYNVEEIFTGFEVLHYTYLPFDDISFDTNFFSTSTMKVPGSLFPDTINQITQEIDYDDDGHSHPNIQNRIDAGLDYLGDRTSKGDKKFVVSEDDFFKVRDLCRFESINIALAERSYGSALYMVYLLKRQYADNKFLDLSLVKCLYGLTKYKNHGRYSEVTVKPSKIEGESYTLHQFLKNLSKPQLNVISFRNIYDIAKKYPDDKIFQEYLADIKKELAMNSGVKPTDFSERSFEEHIQYSQTVTEQFDIEDSIRKIDESDLSKYEKIRLKKKLNELSTVSETDATNAEFHLFALHDLVKEHDLINELKTIIKAEEEKEQEQKEAMLLEQKSALTKKPKHLGIDKLVVVNPMYENYKLNEKQNHFKSEDKKISVSEMYTSEYNGLDLETQLVDSKNLTADDVDEYNDLGLLLRWISEVSEHDEIDMISSCHDQMSILQEKYGTSHFLFSGIYAYKERTEMTGVHWYGIMFIYTIPLVIIDLLIVHNYFDILALSINSETDDVEFEQVTSVNLKGIDGILKAYIYDVLYQLSSDPKNKK